A genome region from Chryseobacterium sp. G0186 includes the following:
- a CDS encoding IPExxxVDY family protein codes for MEIQKLYDLDDIEFEDIAIGLVRLAKDVPAHEFFYKINQNNNLNFSRKKDLVFHGGYYDYFFPRFEAYHKYSKTCFTFISNKSSESKQKKVQTELFTEEENIKFLLNNQVDVEYILHSSEQFPDFSVILLPENLVFPIQDYTLSSDEELYQIIQYYE; via the coding sequence TTGGAAATTCAAAAACTTTATGATCTTGATGATATAGAATTTGAAGATATTGCCATAGGATTGGTAAGATTAGCAAAAGATGTACCCGCTCATGAGTTTTTCTACAAAATAAATCAAAATAACAACCTCAATTTTTCAAGAAAAAAAGATCTTGTTTTTCATGGGGGGTATTATGACTATTTTTTTCCGAGATTTGAAGCCTACCACAAGTATTCAAAGACTTGTTTTACCTTTATTTCTAACAAATCTTCAGAAAGTAAGCAAAAAAAAGTTCAAACCGAGCTCTTTACAGAAGAAGAAAACATTAAATTTTTATTAAATAATCAGGTAGATGTGGAATATATTCTACATAGTTCGGAACAGTTTCCTGATTTTTCCGTAATTTTGCTCCCTGAAAATCTTGTGTTTCCAATTCAAGATTATACACTGAGTTCTGATGAGGAACTTTATCAAATTATCCAATATTATGAATAA
- the pyk gene encoding pyruvate kinase, which yields MNKYLKKTKIIATLGPASSSKEVMLDLMKAGVDIFRINFSHADYDLVRKNIEIIRELNNEYGYSVGILGDLQGPKLRVGVVKEGSYLNPGDILTFTNEKIEGDSTRVYMTYQQFPQDVKVGERILIDDGKLMLEVIETNEIDTVKAKTIQGGPLSSKKGVNLPNTNVSLPALTEKDIQDANFMLDMEVDWIALSFVRHAQDIIDLKELINAHPNGKFKTPIIAKIEKPEGVKNIEEILMECDGLMVARGDLGVEVPMEEVPAIQKNLVEKARFYSKPVIIATQMMETMINSLTPTRAEVNDVANSVLDGADAVMLSGETSVGRYPVQVVENMAKIVKNIETTHFYQHKNEPIEKDYNCIDERFITNRVCLAAVRIAKTTNVSAIVTLTHSGYTAFQLAAHRPNSQIIVYSGNKRVITMLNLLWGVHAYYYDMKKSTDETIIQVNMLTHNYGYIETGDFVININATPSYEGGKTNTLRLTTV from the coding sequence ATGAATAAGTATTTAAAGAAGACAAAAATTATCGCAACACTAGGACCTGCTTCTTCATCGAAGGAGGTGATGTTAGATTTAATGAAAGCGGGTGTTGATATTTTCAGAATAAATTTTTCACATGCAGATTACGACTTAGTTCGAAAAAATATTGAAATAATTAGAGAGCTCAATAATGAGTATGGTTATTCAGTGGGTATTTTGGGAGACCTTCAGGGGCCTAAGCTAAGAGTAGGTGTTGTAAAGGAAGGTTCTTATCTAAATCCTGGAGATATTCTTACCTTCACCAATGAAAAGATAGAAGGGGATTCTACCAGAGTATATATGACTTATCAACAGTTTCCACAAGACGTAAAAGTAGGAGAAAGAATCCTTATTGACGATGGGAAACTAATGTTGGAGGTTATCGAAACCAATGAAATAGATACTGTAAAGGCTAAAACCATTCAGGGAGGTCCATTAAGTTCTAAAAAAGGAGTTAATCTACCTAACACAAATGTTTCTCTTCCTGCATTGACGGAAAAGGATATTCAGGATGCTAATTTCATGCTTGACATGGAAGTTGACTGGATTGCCTTATCATTTGTTCGTCATGCTCAGGATATTATCGATTTAAAGGAGCTTATCAATGCGCATCCAAACGGTAAGTTCAAGACTCCAATTATTGCGAAGATTGAAAAGCCTGAAGGGGTTAAAAATATTGAGGAAATTCTAATGGAATGTGACGGATTAATGGTTGCCCGTGGTGATCTGGGTGTTGAAGTTCCAATGGAAGAAGTTCCGGCTATCCAGAAAAACCTGGTAGAGAAAGCAAGATTCTACTCTAAACCGGTAATTATTGCTACTCAGATGATGGAAACCATGATCAACAGCTTAACACCAACCAGAGCGGAGGTAAACGACGTTGCCAACTCTGTATTGGATGGTGCTGATGCCGTAATGCTTTCTGGAGAAACCTCTGTGGGTAGATATCCGGTACAGGTTGTGGAAAACATGGCTAAAATTGTAAAGAATATTGAGACGACTCATTTCTACCAACACAAAAATGAGCCAATCGAGAAAGATTACAACTGTATTGATGAGAGATTCATTACTAACAGGGTATGTCTTGCAGCGGTAAGAATTGCTAAAACGACAAACGTTTCTGCGATCGTAACGCTTACTCATTCCGGGTATACAGCTTTCCAGCTTGCAGCTCACAGACCAAACTCTCAGATCATTGTTTACAGTGGAAATAAAAGAGTCATTACGATGCTGAACCTTCTTTGGGGTGTTCACGCTTACTATTATGATATGAAAAAGTCTACTGATGAAACGATTATTCAGGTGAATATGCTGACGCACAACTACGGTTATATTGAAACCGGAGACTTTGTGATCAACATCAATGCTACTCCATCATATGAAGGTGGAAAAACAAATACACTGAGATTAACAACAGTTTAA
- the rnc gene encoding ribonuclease III gives MELQKYFSKFLLKKRKRQLTEREHFLSTELHKVLGTEVQNIALYREAFSLKNSSKNQDSNYERLEFLGDSVLGTIISCHLFQTYPQANEGYLTQMKSKIVNRKNLNKLGEDLKLTDLLQKQNNSSALGENISGNLFEALIGAVYLDFHYDTCRRIILEKLLTPSEINKLENKIVSYKGLLLEWSQKKKVNIKYETCEEIQVNKAIVFRCHVWLGDEKIANATETSKKKAEEKAAQRAFYILNKKENILGNSKTL, from the coding sequence ATGGAGTTACAGAAATACTTTTCTAAATTCCTTCTCAAAAAAAGAAAAAGACAATTAACGGAGAGAGAACATTTTCTCAGTACTGAGCTTCATAAAGTTCTAGGTACCGAGGTACAAAATATTGCTCTTTACCGTGAAGCTTTTTCTTTAAAAAATTCTTCTAAAAATCAAGACAGCAACTACGAAAGACTTGAATTTTTGGGAGATTCTGTTTTGGGTACAATTATTTCTTGTCATTTGTTCCAGACCTATCCTCAAGCCAATGAAGGATATCTGACACAGATGAAATCTAAGATTGTTAATAGGAAAAACCTTAATAAATTAGGAGAAGACCTTAAGCTTACAGATCTACTGCAAAAGCAGAATAATTCTTCAGCTCTAGGTGAAAATATCTCCGGAAACTTATTTGAAGCCTTAATTGGTGCCGTATATTTAGACTTCCATTATGATACTTGCAGAAGAATCATTTTGGAAAAACTCTTGACCCCTTCTGAGATTAATAAGCTTGAAAACAAAATTGTAAGCTATAAAGGTCTCCTGCTCGAATGGAGCCAGAAAAAGAAAGTCAATATAAAGTACGAAACCTGCGAGGAAATACAGGTAAATAAAGCTATTGTATTCCGATGCCATGTATGGTTGGGAGATGAAAAAATTGCTAATGCAACAGAAACTTCCAAGAAAAAAGCAGAAGAAAAAGCAGCACAAAGGGCTTTTTATATTTTAAATAAAAAAGAAAATATACTTGGAAATTCAAAAACTTTATGA
- a CDS encoding aldehyde dehydrogenase family protein codes for MEQLIESKLIKADEAFSVWRKVPFEERQKFIAKAAEILKNNSEKFGKIITSEMNKPITESIAEVEKCALMMNYYADAENILKPESVESEFAYSEVHYVPKGVILGVMPWNFPFWQVLRFATPAILSGNTVVLKHASICFGSGNAIEEVFREAGFPEGVFQNLEVGHKAVKEILEHDVVKGVSLTGSGKAGGEVASIAGLNIKKSLLELGGSDAFIIFDDANLEEAAKAGVKSRLQNCGQTCTAAKRFIIDEKIENEFLPLFIEEYKKYEVGDPLLKETKLAGMARPDLADELEAQFNRALENGAEIIIPLERISENEFKPGLIRVQEGNPILKEELFGPLGMVMIAKNAEEALQIANDIPFGLSNSVWTKNKDRQVFFIENLESGTVNINRMTSSDPRFPFGGSKASGYGTELSLLALKEFVTAKTIVGS; via the coding sequence ATGGAACAATTAATTGAAAGCAAGCTTATTAAAGCGGATGAAGCGTTTTCAGTGTGGAGAAAAGTGCCGTTTGAGGAAAGACAGAAGTTCATTGCTAAAGCAGCAGAAATTTTAAAAAATAATTCAGAGAAATTTGGGAAGATCATTACTTCGGAAATGAATAAACCCATTACAGAATCAATTGCTGAGGTGGAAAAGTGTGCTTTAATGATGAATTATTATGCAGATGCTGAAAATATTTTAAAACCTGAATCAGTTGAATCTGAGTTTGCTTATTCTGAAGTTCATTATGTTCCGAAAGGTGTAATTTTAGGGGTAATGCCTTGGAACTTTCCTTTCTGGCAAGTTCTAAGATTTGCTACACCTGCTATTTTATCAGGAAATACAGTCGTATTAAAACATGCTTCAATATGCTTTGGAAGTGGAAATGCCATCGAAGAAGTTTTCCGTGAAGCAGGATTTCCGGAGGGCGTTTTCCAAAATCTTGAAGTAGGACATAAAGCGGTAAAAGAAATTCTTGAACATGATGTTGTAAAAGGAGTAAGTCTTACTGGAAGCGGAAAGGCTGGAGGAGAAGTAGCTTCAATAGCAGGTTTAAATATCAAAAAATCTCTACTTGAATTAGGCGGAAGTGATGCCTTTATCATTTTTGATGATGCGAATTTAGAAGAAGCTGCAAAAGCTGGAGTGAAATCCAGACTTCAAAACTGTGGACAAACGTGTACTGCCGCAAAAAGATTTATCATTGATGAAAAGATAGAAAATGAATTTTTACCTCTATTCATCGAAGAATATAAAAAATATGAAGTAGGAGATCCCTTACTTAAAGAAACTAAATTAGCAGGAATGGCAAGGCCGGATCTTGCTGATGAACTGGAAGCTCAATTCAATAGAGCATTGGAAAATGGGGCAGAAATTATCATTCCTTTGGAAAGAATTTCAGAGAATGAATTTAAACCTGGTTTAATCAGGGTTCAGGAGGGGAATCCAATTTTAAAAGAAGAACTTTTCGGACCTCTTGGTATGGTGATGATTGCAAAGAATGCAGAGGAAGCATTGCAAATTGCTAACGATATTCCTTTCGGACTTTCAAATTCTGTCTGGACTAAAAATAAAGATCGTCAGGTATTTTTTATTGAAAATCTTGAGTCAGGAACAGTGAATATCAACAGAATGACAAGTTCTGATCCACGTTTTCCGTTTGGAGGTTCAAAGGCTTCAGGATATGGTACTGAGCTTTCATTATTGGCTTTAAAAGAATTTGTAACCGCGAAGACAATTGTAGGAAGTTAA
- a CDS encoding MBL fold metallo-hydrolase, whose amino-acid sequence MKLYPIQCGKFKLDGGAMFGVVPKSLWEKTNPADEKNLIELGTRSLLIEDGKKLILVDCGLGNKQDDKFFGHYSLWGDDSLDKNLKKYGFVKEDITDVFFTHLHFDHCGGAIEWNDNRTGYRPAFKNAQFWTNENHWQWATEPNAREKASFLKENIIPIQESGQLNFLPLPTTGNYGFAPDLKMDVIFVDGHTEKQMLPVIQYQEKTVVFAADLIPTAGHINQVYVMGYDTRPLLTLEEKGKFLKQCVDNEYLLFFEHDAHNELASLKMTEKGVRLDETFSFNDVFGY is encoded by the coding sequence ATGAAGCTATATCCAATACAATGTGGAAAATTTAAACTGGATGGCGGTGCCATGTTTGGAGTCGTCCCAAAGAGTCTGTGGGAGAAAACCAACCCGGCAGACGAAAAAAACCTAATAGAGTTGGGAACCCGTTCCCTACTTATTGAAGATGGAAAAAAACTAATTCTTGTAGACTGCGGTCTGGGAAATAAACAGGATGATAAATTCTTTGGACATTATTCTCTTTGGGGAGATGACAGTCTGGATAAAAATTTAAAGAAATATGGTTTTGTAAAGGAAGATATTACGGATGTATTCTTTACTCATCTTCATTTTGACCACTGTGGTGGCGCTATAGAATGGAATGACAACAGAACAGGGTACAGACCTGCTTTTAAAAATGCTCAATTCTGGACCAATGAAAACCACTGGCAATGGGCAACAGAACCTAACGCCAGAGAAAAAGCAAGCTTCTTAAAGGAAAATATTATTCCAATTCAGGAAAGTGGGCAACTTAATTTTTTACCTCTTCCTACTACAGGAAATTATGGTTTCGCTCCTGACCTGAAAATGGATGTGATCTTTGTGGATGGCCATACGGAAAAACAAATGCTTCCTGTAATTCAGTATCAGGAAAAAACAGTGGTTTTTGCTGCTGACCTTATTCCTACGGCAGGACATATTAATCAGGTATACGTGATGGGATATGATACACGCCCACTTTTGACATTGGAAGAGAAAGGAAAGTTTCTTAAACAGTGCGTAGATAATGAATATTTATTATTCTTTGAGCACGATGCCCACAATGAGCTGGCAAGCCTTAAAATGACGGAAAAAGGGGTAAGATTGGATGAAACGTTCAGCTTTAATGATGTTTTTGGATATTAA
- the ruvB gene encoding Holliday junction branch migration DNA helicase RuvB, with product MPDFLHPDKENYSSEELMQEEQIRPQSFKDFAGQRKTLENLEVFVTAAKRRGGALDHVLLHGPPGLGKTTLANIIANELGVNCKITSGPVLDKPGSLAGLLTNLEENDVLFIDEIHRLSPVVEEYLYSAMEDYKIDIMLETGPNARSVQIGLNPFTLVGATTRSGMLTKPMLARFGIQSRLEYYSIELLSMIIQRSARVLGVTIYEDAAIEVARRSRGTPRIANALLRRVRDFAEIKGNGEIEINITKYALNSLNVDEFGLDEMDNKIMRVMIENFKGKPVGISALATSIGENPETLEEVYEPFLIQEGFIIRTPRGREVTDKAYQHLHISRPKNPGELF from the coding sequence ATGCCAGATTTTTTACATCCAGATAAGGAAAACTACTCAAGTGAGGAGCTGATGCAGGAGGAACAGATTCGCCCCCAAAGCTTTAAAGATTTTGCGGGACAGAGAAAGACGCTGGAAAATCTTGAGGTTTTTGTTACTGCTGCCAAAAGGCGTGGTGGTGCACTAGATCATGTACTTTTACATGGTCCTCCGGGTCTTGGAAAAACCACTTTAGCGAATATTATAGCAAATGAACTTGGGGTGAACTGTAAGATTACTTCCGGTCCTGTATTGGATAAACCCGGAAGCTTGGCAGGACTGTTGACCAATCTGGAAGAAAATGATGTTCTTTTCATTGATGAGATCCACCGCCTTTCTCCTGTAGTGGAAGAATATCTGTATTCAGCAATGGAAGATTACAAAATCGATATTATGCTGGAAACAGGTCCCAATGCAAGAAGTGTACAGATTGGGCTTAATCCTTTTACCCTGGTGGGAGCAACAACAAGAAGTGGAATGCTTACTAAACCCATGCTGGCAAGATTTGGAATTCAGAGCAGATTGGAATACTATTCTATAGAGCTTTTATCAATGATTATTCAAAGGAGTGCCAGAGTACTGGGCGTTACGATCTATGAGGATGCAGCTATTGAAGTGGCAAGAAGAAGCCGTGGAACTCCAAGAATTGCCAATGCATTACTAAGAAGAGTACGTGATTTTGCAGAAATAAAAGGGAATGGTGAAATCGAAATTAACATTACAAAATATGCGCTTAACTCTCTGAATGTAGATGAGTTTGGACTTGATGAAATGGATAACAAGATCATGCGGGTGATGATTGAAAACTTCAAGGGGAAACCTGTTGGAATTTCTGCACTGGCAACATCCATCGGAGAAAACCCAGAAACACTGGAAGAAGTATATGAACCATTCCTGATTCAGGAAGGGTTTATCATCAGAACACCAAGAGGTAGAGAGGTTACTGATAAAGCTTATCAACATTTACATATCTCAAGACCTAAAAATCCGGGAGAACTTTTTTAG
- a CDS encoding BCCT family transporter codes for MNFQNIRSTFNKGVTIPSLIFIIGTCFLSAVFPKPTENILNEIKQFIFINLNWVYVWAVTLFVIFLVYLLFSKYANIKLGANDSKPEYSFFSWVSMLFAAGMGIGLIYFSVAEPMQHYSSEVFANNHYVSRAKQAQLYTFFHWGIHAWAIYGVVGLSLSYFAYRYRLPLSLRSCFYPLLKNKINGKWGNAIDVFALCCTFFGITTTLGFGVVQISSGLNVLHITPENSFMYQVIIVVVLISLSVISAISGVSKGVKILSNINVVSVIILLLFVLILGPTVYLIGSFTEGLGNYINNFFNLTFNTHVYEKNALPWFYDWTILYWAWWISWSPYVGLFIARISKGRTIREFILAVLILPTLFNFIWMSVFGNSAIWFDLNIANGQLSQFATDPDALMFRFLDYLPFSSFTGFFVILIILIFFVTSADSGIFVMNSIATKNASKSPKWQIVFWGVLLAVLSLLLLNAGGLKALQSMTLITALPFSIIVLLFIVSLMKGLIIDQKYYDRNFSASTVPWSGEFWRERLKNIVSFKDNSSVDQFIKVKTKEAFTDLQQEFAANGIEAKINHYENPVRIEIEIHQGVVNNFIYGVENQVKVVSEYIVNEENLPDLDDNKTHYPRSYFGDGREGYDVQYFTKNELISDVLKHYERFLEIISEERNEMFVSSNANQEKS; via the coding sequence ATGAATTTTCAAAATATTAGATCTACTTTTAACAAAGGGGTCACTATTCCGAGTTTAATATTTATCATAGGAACCTGTTTCCTGTCAGCGGTTTTTCCTAAACCGACAGAAAATATCCTGAATGAAATTAAACAGTTCATATTTATTAATTTAAATTGGGTGTACGTCTGGGCAGTGACTCTATTTGTTATCTTTTTAGTGTACTTGCTGTTTAGCAAATATGCCAATATCAAACTGGGTGCTAATGATAGCAAACCGGAATACTCTTTTTTTTCATGGGTTTCGATGCTTTTTGCAGCAGGAATGGGAATCGGGCTGATATACTTCAGTGTTGCCGAGCCCATGCAGCATTATTCTTCGGAGGTATTTGCCAACAATCATTATGTAAGCAGGGCAAAACAGGCACAACTGTATACGTTTTTTCACTGGGGAATTCATGCCTGGGCTATTTACGGGGTTGTAGGACTTTCACTTTCCTATTTTGCTTATCGCTATAGACTTCCACTTTCATTGCGAAGCTGTTTCTATCCATTATTAAAAAATAAAATTAATGGGAAATGGGGGAATGCCATTGATGTATTTGCCCTTTGCTGTACCTTTTTTGGGATTACCACTACTTTAGGATTCGGAGTTGTTCAGATCAGCTCAGGACTCAATGTACTTCATATTACTCCTGAAAACAGCTTTATGTATCAGGTGATTATTGTGGTTGTCCTTATTTCCCTTTCTGTAATTTCAGCAATTTCAGGAGTGAGTAAAGGAGTTAAAATACTAAGCAATATCAATGTGGTAAGTGTCATTATTCTATTGTTGTTTGTATTGATCTTGGGACCAACGGTTTATCTGATCGGCAGCTTCACTGAGGGACTTGGAAACTATATTAATAACTTTTTCAACCTTACTTTCAATACCCATGTTTATGAGAAAAATGCCCTGCCATGGTTTTATGACTGGACAATTCTGTATTGGGCTTGGTGGATTTCCTGGTCACCATATGTAGGATTGTTTATAGCAAGAATTTCTAAAGGAAGAACAATCCGTGAATTTATTCTGGCTGTTTTGATATTACCCACGTTGTTTAATTTTATCTGGATGTCCGTATTCGGAAACAGTGCAATATGGTTTGATTTAAATATCGCAAACGGACAGCTAAGTCAGTTTGCTACAGATCCGGATGCTTTGATGTTCAGGTTTTTAGATTACTTACCTTTTTCATCCTTCACCGGTTTCTTTGTCATTCTTATTATTCTTATCTTTTTTGTGACTTCAGCAGATTCAGGAATATTTGTAATGAACAGTATTGCTACAAAAAATGCCAGTAAATCTCCAAAGTGGCAGATTGTATTCTGGGGTGTTTTATTAGCAGTTCTTTCCCTTTTACTACTCAATGCAGGTGGATTAAAGGCGCTTCAAAGTATGACCTTAATTACAGCGTTACCCTTTTCAATCATTGTGCTTCTGTTTATAGTGAGTCTGATGAAAGGCCTCATCATAGACCAGAAATATTACGACAGAAACTTTTCAGCTTCAACAGTTCCATGGTCCGGAGAGTTTTGGAGGGAACGATTAAAAAATATTGTTTCCTTTAAAGATAATTCTTCCGTAGACCAATTTATTAAGGTAAAAACAAAAGAAGCCTTTACAGATTTACAACAAGAATTTGCAGCCAATGGAATTGAAGCGAAAATAAACCACTACGAAAACCCTGTCAGAATAGAAATAGAAATTCATCAGGGAGTCGTTAATAATTTTATTTATGGAGTTGAAAATCAGGTGAAAGTAGTGTCCGAATACATTGTAAATGAAGAAAATCTTCCGGATTTAGATGATAATAAAACTCATTACCCTAGATCTTACTTTGGAGATGGAAGAGAAGGATATGATGTGCAATATTTTACAAAGAATGAGTTGATTTCAGATGTATTAAAACATTACGAAAGGTTTTTGGAAATTATATCAGAAGAGCGAAATGAAATGTTTGTCAGCAGTAATGCGAACCAGGAAAAGAGTTGA
- the hutG gene encoding formimidoylglutamase, giving the protein MLQNIWQGRLDGEELLFHRLFQRVKEERNYDNISTNDFVLHGFAVDEGVRRNKGRLGAKDAPDVIRKNMSNFPVILPDFRLLDFGNVICEDGNLENTQNNLAKNVSKVLLKGGKSLVIGGGHEVTYAHYLGVKTAFPEQKIGIINIDAHFDNRQPEKGVGPSSGTGFWQIAQEGPINSLHIGIQRNSNTLKLFDTAHQYGMKYILADEIFFENLPTIYQRIDELLENVDFAYLTICMDVFNASIAPGVSASAYNGIFADATFMHFYRHILKNQKVVALDVAEVNPSFDLQDRTARLAACLVNEWLMI; this is encoded by the coding sequence ATGCTTCAAAATATTTGGCAAGGTAGATTGGATGGAGAAGAGCTTCTCTTCCACAGGCTATTTCAGAGGGTAAAAGAAGAACGCAATTACGATAATATTTCAACGAATGACTTCGTTTTGCACGGGTTTGCTGTGGATGAAGGAGTAAGAAGAAACAAAGGTCGCCTGGGAGCAAAGGATGCTCCGGATGTGATCAGGAAAAATATGTCGAACTTTCCGGTGATTCTTCCTGATTTCAGATTACTGGATTTCGGAAATGTGATCTGTGAGGATGGCAATCTGGAAAATACACAGAACAATCTTGCTAAAAATGTTTCTAAGGTGCTTTTAAAAGGCGGAAAATCCTTAGTGATTGGTGGAGGCCATGAAGTTACTTATGCTCATTATTTGGGCGTTAAAACAGCGTTTCCTGAACAGAAAATAGGAATCATTAACATCGATGCCCATTTTGACAACAGACAGCCGGAAAAAGGAGTAGGGCCAAGCTCAGGAACCGGATTTTGGCAAATTGCTCAGGAAGGGCCTATCAACTCTCTGCATATTGGAATTCAAAGAAACTCCAATACCCTAAAGCTTTTCGATACTGCCCATCAATATGGGATGAAATATATCCTTGCTGATGAGATCTTCTTTGAGAACTTACCAACGATTTATCAACGCATTGATGAGTTGCTGGAAAATGTGGATTTTGCCTATCTTACCATTTGTATGGATGTTTTTAATGCTTCTATTGCTCCCGGAGTTTCAGCTTCAGCATATAATGGTATCTTTGCAGATGCAACCTTTATGCATTTTTACAGACATATTTTAAAAAATCAAAAGGTAGTGGCACTGGATGTAGCAGAAGTTAATCCGTCATTTGATCTTCAGGACAGGACGGCGAGGCTGGCAGCTTGTCTGGTGAATGAGTGGCTAATGATCTAA
- the hutI gene encoding imidazolonepropionase: MKLIGPFKQVVTLANLPLRGKLSDEQLEIVVDGGIVVENNTIKKIGSFEALKSENPAIEIEQIESEQIVLPAFVDSHTHICFGGNRANDFAMRNAGKTYLEIAESGGGIWSSVQHTRNASEEELLTTLLERINFLIDLGITTIEVKSGYGLDVENELKMLRIIKKAQEATKATLVPTCLSAHLKPRDFEGSNPEYLEYILTEILPKVKEENLANRVDIFIEKSAFQPEESKDFLLKTKDLGFEITVHADQFTPGSSRIAVEVGAKSADHLEATIDEDIEFLALSNTVATALPGASLGLGEKFTPARKLLDAGAIVAIASDWNPGSAPMGNLITQASILATFQKLTTVEVLAGMTFRAAFALNLEDRGKLEAGKKADFVTFKTNNFQNVLYNQGSMNAEHVYINGQKIE; the protein is encoded by the coding sequence ATGAAATTAATAGGACCATTTAAGCAGGTAGTAACACTTGCGAATTTACCATTAAGAGGAAAGCTTTCCGACGAACAACTGGAAATTGTTGTTGATGGAGGGATTGTAGTTGAAAATAATACCATTAAAAAAATTGGGAGTTTTGAAGCTTTAAAAAGTGAAAATCCTGCCATAGAGATTGAGCAAATTGAGAGCGAGCAGATTGTTCTTCCTGCTTTTGTAGATTCACATACCCACATCTGTTTCGGAGGAAACCGAGCCAACGACTTTGCCATGCGTAATGCAGGAAAAACGTATTTGGAAATTGCAGAAAGTGGAGGCGGAATCTGGAGTTCCGTACAACATACAAGAAATGCTTCAGAAGAAGAATTACTCACTACCTTATTGGAGAGAATTAATTTTCTGATTGACCTGGGAATTACAACCATTGAAGTGAAAAGCGGTTACGGACTGGATGTGGAAAATGAATTGAAAATGCTTCGAATCATTAAAAAAGCTCAGGAAGCTACCAAGGCTACCTTAGTACCTACTTGTCTTTCTGCCCATCTGAAACCAAGAGATTTTGAGGGAAGTAATCCGGAATATCTGGAATATATCCTTACCGAGATTTTACCAAAAGTAAAAGAAGAGAACCTTGCTAACCGTGTAGATATCTTTATTGAAAAATCTGCTTTCCAGCCTGAAGAGAGTAAAGATTTCTTACTTAAAACTAAAGATTTAGGTTTTGAAATAACAGTACATGCAGACCAGTTTACACCGGGAAGTTCAAGAATTGCAGTAGAGGTGGGGGCAAAATCAGCAGACCACTTAGAAGCAACAATTGATGAAGATATTGAGTTCTTGGCACTATCCAATACCGTTGCAACAGCTCTTCCGGGGGCAAGTTTAGGATTGGGAGAAAAATTTACACCAGCCAGGAAATTATTGGATGCAGGCGCTATTGTAGCCATTGCAAGCGACTGGAATCCGGGATCTGCGCCGATGGGGAACTTGATTACACAAGCATCCATCTTAGCCACTTTCCAGAAATTAACAACCGTTGAGGTGTTGGCAGGAATGACTTTCCGTGCTGCATTTGCTCTTAATCTGGAAGACCGAGGAAAGCTGGAAGCAGGCAAAAAGGCAGATTTTGTAACTTTTAAAACCAATAATTTTCAGAATGTACTTTATAATCAGGGAAGTATGAATGCTGAGCATGTTTACATTAACGGTCAAAAAATAGAATGA
- a CDS encoding FMN-binding negative transcriptional regulator — MFIPKLYRSEDMNLMKEIIRENSFALLISSVDKIRATHSMMMLNESNPENVYIETHISRANPQAKILKNGDEVLCDFLGAHAYISSSWYDHINVSTWNYEAVQVHGKVELMDHDELYDHLDKLTSKYEKFQQCPMMVKDMGKEFVEKEMKGAFGIKVIPTEIFIKQKLSQNRKEADFHNIISQLEQSDDNARKIAEKMKLIKK; from the coding sequence ATGTTTATTCCTAAGTTATACAGAAGTGAAGACATGAATCTGATGAAAGAAATTATCAGAGAAAATTCCTTTGCTTTACTTATCTCTTCTGTTGATAAGATTCGTGCAACTCATTCTATGATGATGTTGAATGAAAGTAATCCTGAAAATGTTTATATTGAAACTCATATTTCAAGGGCTAATCCTCAGGCAAAAATTTTAAAGAATGGAGATGAAGTTCTGTGTGACTTTTTAGGAGCACATGCTTATATTTCAAGCAGCTGGTATGACCATATCAATGTTTCGACATGGAATTATGAAGCTGTTCAAGTTCATGGAAAGGTAGAACTGATGGATCATGATGAACTTTATGACCATTTGGATAAGCTCACCTCGAAGTATGAAAAGTTTCAGCAATGCCCCATGATGGTAAAAGATATGGGAAAGGAGTTTGTAGAAAAGGAAATGAAAGGTGCTTTTGGTATTAAAGTAATTCCTACGGAAATATTTATTAAGCAAAAGCTCTCTCAAAACAGAAAGGAAGCTGATTTTCACAATATCATTTCTCAACTTGAACAATCGGATGATAATGCCCGGAAAATTGCTGAGAAAATGAAATTAATAAAGAAATAA